DNA from Deltaproteobacteria bacterium HGW-Deltaproteobacteria-18:
TTCATCCTGCGTGCCGACAACAAGGGCGAGGGGGGGATATTTGCCTTGCTGGCAATGCTGCGTTCCAGTCCTGCGAGCGCTGGAGGCTACTGGCAGATTACGTTGCTCATGGCTGCTTTCGGGGCCGCTCTTCTTTACAGCGACGGTGTAATAACTCCTGCCATCTCTGTGCTTTCCGCCATTGAAGGACTGGAGGTGGCGACAGCCGCAGCCGAAGATTATGTCGCACCCATGACCTGCGTGGTGATGTTTGGACTCTTCATATCCCAGAAGCACGGCACGGCTGCCATCGGCCGGGTGTTCGGTCCGGTGATGATTTTATGGTTTCTGGTGATCGGGTGCCTTGGCTTCAAGGAAATAATCTCCGAGCCAATGATCCTCTCTGCGCTCAATCCTGTCTGGGCTGTGCGTTTTTTTTCCATTAATCACTTGCATGGAATTGTGGTGCTCGGGTCTGTGGTCCTGTGCATCACAGGAGGCGAAGCACTCTACGCGGACATGGGACATTTCGGTCGTCTTCCCATACGAATTTCTTGGTACTGCGTAGTGCTGCCGGGGCTTGTGCTCAACTACTTCGGGCAGGGGGCGCTCCTCCTGGATCACCCTGAAATGGCCTTCACTCCCTTCTACGCCCTCGTACCCAAGAGTATGCTGTATCCGATGGTCATCCTGTCCACGGCGGCCACCATCATAGCCTCTCAGGCCATGATCTCCGGAGTCTATTCATTGACGCAGCAGGCTATGCAGCTTGGTTTCACGCCGCGTATGCGTATCGTACACACATCATGTCACGCCAAAGGTCAAATCTACCTGCCCACTATCAATTGGATGCTTATGCTGGCTTGCATCGGATTGGTACTTGTCTTTCAAGAATCGAGCAGACTTGCGGCCGCATACGGCATCGCCGTCACCGCCACCATGGCGATCACATCCATTCTCTATTTTGAAGTGTCGCGCATCAAATGGAGGTGGACAATCTGGAAGGCGCTACCGCTTCTGATGCTTTTTTTATTTTTTGACGTCGCATTTCTCAGCGCGAACCTCTTAAAGGTCGTGGACGGTGGCTGGTTCACTTTGAGTCTGGCACTGGCCATTCTGCTTGTAATGGTCACTTGGCGCGACGGGCGAGCCATACTGGCCAAATATTACGGTCATATGCGCATACCAATTCTTATCTTTTTAAGCGATATTGCCGAGTACAATCCTAATCGCATCTCTGGAACCGCGGTGTTCATGTCCATCTCGCCTGAGGGCGTGCCGCATACGTTGCTGCATTACTTTAAACACAATGAAGCACTGCATGAATGCATTGTGATGCTTTCCATTTTGGCGGACGAATCTCCGTTTGTATCCCCAGAAGATAGAATGACCATCGAGGATCTGGGTCAGGGCTTCCATAGGGTTGTCGCCCGTTATGGCTATATGGAATCTCCGCACGTTCCGAATGTTCTGGGACTTGTCACAGAAAAAGGACTGCCTGTGGATGTGTACTCCGTCTCATTCTTCCTTGGCCGTGAGACACTTCTGGCCACTGGGGATGCTCCCATGGCCCGATGGAGGAAGGTGCTCTTCGCCTTTATGTCGCGCAACGCCTGGAACGCCACATCGTTCTTCAATATTCCTCCCGAACGCGTAATTGAATTGGGAAAGCAGGTCGAACTATGAAAAAAGATTTCATAATCGATTCAAAATGAAAACAGTCAAGTATTGCCGATTTAGCGCTGCATTGCCATTTTGGATTGCTTCCATTTCTCGTAACTTAGCTAGAATGGCCGAATTCGTTCAGTCCAGATTTCAAACAAGCAGCATACTATAAACAGTATGGATTTTTGGCAGTGACAAAGCAAATCGCCATTTGGGAGTGGCCTGCTATCCTTTTTTATTGCAAAACGACAGCACCACCGCCGGGAGGACGATCATATCCCCAATCCAGGCCGTTATCATGATCGCCGCACTTAAAAACCCGAAGCTCATGGTCGGCACGAAATTGCTGAACATGAGCACGCTGAATCCGATGAAGAGGATTACCGAGGATGAACAAATACCCAGGCCTTTGTCCATGGTGACGCGTCTCAATGTTTCTGCGATTGGCATTTTCTCGGCACGTCTCAGGTTGTACTCGGTGAGGAAATGAATGGTGTCATCCACAGCGATACCCAGGCCGATCACGGAAATCAGGGCGGTGGATGTATTTAAAGGGATTCCCAAGGCGCCCATTATCCCAAAGTTCAAGATAATTGGAACCATGTTCGGGATAAGGCTCAGAAAACCTATGGCAAGCGAACGCATAGCGAGAAACATGATCAGCGAAATCACCCCTGCGGCCATTGTCAGGCTCTGTATCTGCCCCTGGACCAGGGCGTCGATGGTGTTCACATCCTGGACGGCCCTGCCAGTGACCCTAATCTGCAGGCCATTGTTTTCGTTTTGTTCGATGAAAGTTCGCAGTGCTGTGATGATTCTGGCTTGGCCTGCGGAATTGTGTTCGGAAATGCGGATCAAAATCCGGGCATGGTTGAAATCCGTGGTGACAAAATCATTCAGATCATCGGAGTCATAGAGCAGCAGGTATTGGGAGATCAGTTCCCGGCTGTCGGGGATGCGGTAGAATTCCTGATTTTCATCATGAAAGGATTTGTTCATGTCCTTCAAAAAATCCACAACGGATATGGACCTGTCCACGCTTGGCAGGGTCTTGGCAAATGATTGCACGCGTTCGATAACGGCGAGATTCGCCGGGTCGCGGAAAGCGTCCCGTTCCTGGGTTTTGAGGGATACGTCCACAGTGCCCACGCCGCTCAGTCGCGATTCAACGTGTTCCAATTCACGCCGAAGTGAACTGGAAGGTTTGAAGTATTCAAGGAGGTTGGTTTCCACTTTAATCGTGGATGCGGCCCCCAGTGCACCCAAGAGCAACAATGCGGTAACTATGGAAATACGCCGTGGATAGCTGTGCACAAAATTTGAGAGACCTTTCAGAAAAGCGTTCAAACTCTGCCCCTGGCTGTCATGTATGAAGATTTTTTCGGGCTTGCACAGGAGCAGCAGGGGCGGCAGCAGCATGAAGGAGAAAAAGAACTCGAAGACCATTCCCAGCGAAGCCACATAGCCAAATTCCTTGATTGGCGGAATATCACTCACAACAAGGGACACAAAGCCCACTGCGGTCGTCAGGCTGGTCAGGAAACAAGGGACGAGCACCCGTTTCAGAACAGCCTGCAATGCTTCGGCGGGACTTTGGGTTTGAGCAAGCAGGTTTTTTTCCAGGTGGGAGAAAATGTGGACAGTGTCGGTGAGTGCCAGGGCCATGACCAGGGGTGGGACGATTGCGGTCACGTTGTTCAGGGTGGTGCCAAGCAAAGGGAACAGCCCCATCGTCGTGCCGGTGCAGATGGAAATGTTGACCAGGGCCAGCAGCGTCAGGCGCTGGTTGCGAAAGGTCAGCCAGATGGTCAGGATGATGAACAGGTACGTCAAGGGAATGAACGTGGCCACATCCGAGTTCATGAACTGGCTGAGGCTGAAATTGGTCATTGTCCAACCGGCCAGATGGAATTGATCGACAAAGTCCTTGTGAATGTGCAGCACCGTCTTGGTTTGCTCCAAAAGACGCTTGCGAAAGCTTACGTCCTCGGTCCCGTGCGTTTTGGGAGAGACCACGATGGCCGCGGTGTTCCCATCCGCTGAGATGAGGTTGCCGACATACAGGGGATTGCTCACGGCCTGTTGCCTGAGGACTTTCAATTCAGTGTCATTATCGGGGATGTGTTCGAGAAAAGGCCGCACCTCGAAATATTCCTCGGCGCCGTGAATGTAATCCACATTGGCGAGGCTCTGCACTTCCTCGACTTCTGGAATGGCTTCCAGTTCTTTCGTGATGGTTGCAATCATGCGCAAGACGGGAGGCGTGAACATCTCCGGGCTGGAAAAAGCGATCACAAAGAACTCATCGTCCCCGAAGGTGTCCTTGATGGTTTTGTAAAAGGCGACATCAGGATCGTCTTCGATGGTGAAATAGTCCACATTGTCCACGGTTTGGACATAAGGCAATTGGAGCAGAAACGGAAAGGACAACAACCAGGAGAGGGCCAGACACAAGTGATGGCGACGGGTGACGAGGTGTGAAATACTGAAAATCATGGGTGGTAATCCATCGATTTCAACGGTTCTCGCGGAGCGTTTGTCAGAACCTGATAGAGAGATCCGGGGTATTTTTTTGCTACAATGACAAATTGGCAAAAAATACCAGTTTTGCACAGAAAAATAATCGGATGTCCTCAACATCCATGGTTGGTGTTTATCATGGCAAATCTTTTCATCGCGCCGGAAATCAGGCCTTACAGTCAGTGGACTGTAAGGCCTTTACATTTTGTTTGGGGTTGCTAAACCAATCAAAAGACCTGGTGTCCCATGTAAAAATCGTGTTTAAAAAAAATCATAAGTAAATTACTGTTTAATAAATTATTCAAAAAGCGTCACTAAATCGATATGAGCAATTTTGAATAATTTTATAATAAAATTATTTCGCCACTATATTTTGCATTATCGTTACGAATAATAACAAAAACAAATTATATTATTAATTTTTCATTTTGTTCGTTTTTTCTACAATATCAGCTGGCTTTTCCTCGTTCGATGATGCATCGCTTATGCCTTTTTTGAAATTTATAATAGCTCTTCCCATATTAGATCCGATCTGTGGAAGGTTTTTTCCTCCGAATACAATAAGTGCAATTACAAGCACTACAAGCATTTCTTGAACACCGATTCCAAACATAATATCTCCTTTTAAATACAAAGACATGATTTTTTGAAAATAAACGCTCAATTTAATGTTTAAACATGAAGTTTAGTCCATCAGGATTGTCATCATAAGAACTTCTGCCTTGCTAAGGCATCAGTGCTTTGCCTGCCTGCATGGCCAATTCGTAAACAGGGGTCGGGAGAATACCGAGCAACAGGATTATGGCCGCG
Protein-coding regions in this window:
- the trkD gene encoding potassium transporter Kup (Responsible for the low-affinity transport of potassium into the cell; involved in potassium ion uptake under hyper-osmotic stress at a low pH), encoding MHCSALKECFESVVHRDTGSISTKSQTASLALAALGIVYGDIGTSPLYTIKECFHGIHAVDVTQTNVLGVLSMVFWSLMIVVSLKYVVFILRADNKGEGGIFALLAMLRSSPASAGGYWQITLLMAAFGAALLYSDGVITPAISVLSAIEGLEVATAAAEDYVAPMTCVVMFGLFISQKHGTAAIGRVFGPVMILWFLVIGCLGFKEIISEPMILSALNPVWAVRFFSINHLHGIVVLGSVVLCITGGEALYADMGHFGRLPIRISWYCVVLPGLVLNYFGQGALLLDHPEMAFTPFYALVPKSMLYPMVILSTAATIIASQAMISGVYSLTQQAMQLGFTPRMRIVHTSCHAKGQIYLPTINWMLMLACIGLVLVFQESSRLAAAYGIAVTATMAITSILYFEVSRIKWRWTIWKALPLLMLFLFFDVAFLSANLLKVVDGGWFTLSLALAILLVMVTWRDGRAILAKYYGHMRIPILIFLSDIAEYNPNRISGTAVFMSISPEGVPHTLLHYFKHNEALHECIVMLSILADESPFVSPEDRMTIEDLGQGFHRVVARYGYMESPHVPNVLGLVTEKGLPVDVYSVSFFLGRETLLATGDAPMARWRKVLFAFMSRNAWNATSFFNIPPERVIELGKQVEL
- a CDS encoding twin-arginine translocase TatA/TatE family subunit, encoding MFGIGVQEMLVVLVIALIVFGGKNLPQIGSNMGRAIINFKKGISDASSNEEKPADIVEKTNKMKN
- a CDS encoding RND transporter, yielding MFSISHLVTRRHHLCLALSWLLSFPFLLQLPYVQTVDNVDYFTIEDDPDVAFYKTIKDTFGDDEFFVIAFSSPEMFTPPVLRMIATITKELEAIPEVEEVQSLANVDYIHGAEEYFEVRPFLEHIPDNDTELKVLRQQAVSNPLYVGNLISADGNTAAIVVSPKTHGTEDVSFRKRLLEQTKTVLHIHKDFVDQFHLAGWTMTNFSLSQFMNSDVATFIPLTYLFIILTIWLTFRNQRLTLLALVNISICTGTTMGLFPLLGTTLNNVTAIVPPLVMALALTDTVHIFSHLEKNLLAQTQSPAEALQAVLKRVLVPCFLTSLTTAVGFVSLVVSDIPPIKEFGYVASLGMVFEFFFSFMLLPPLLLLCKPEKIFIHDSQGQSLNAFLKGLSNFVHSYPRRISIVTALLLLGALGAASTIKVETNLLEYFKPSSSLRRELEHVESRLSGVGTVDVSLKTQERDAFRDPANLAVIERVQSFAKTLPSVDRSISVVDFLKDMNKSFHDENQEFYRIPDSRELISQYLLLYDSDDLNDFVTTDFNHARILIRISEHNSAGQARIITALRTFIEQNENNGLQIRVTGRAVQDVNTIDALVQGQIQSLTMAAGVISLIMFLAMRSLAIGFLSLIPNMVPIILNFGIMGALGIPLNTSTALISVIGLGIAVDDTIHFLTEYNLRRAEKMPIAETLRRVTMDKGLGICSSSVILFIGFSVLMFSNFVPTMSFGFLSAAIMITAWIGDMIVLPAVVLSFCNKKG